From Pseudomonas sp. B21-028, one genomic window encodes:
- a CDS encoding TetR/AcrR family transcriptional regulator, protein MPSPTATEDQEIGGQVKYGRTQKRSRKIEEINDAAAQVFIRDGYAEFSARKVAKEMGISLSTLQHYCGNTENLCLQMIKAKLESFVFRFQEIYTDSHTPPMEKLALAIRENVAATLDHYTGRLFFQMGALATQDERIKEVMIEQYEYFLTGLRYLVREINPQLNSEAIETYSGLIATMIEGNFFYQWQPSLTPEIRAQMLDTSIALWSNTLMNPPRPMLLTDEV, encoded by the coding sequence ATGCCCTCGCCTACTGCCACCGAAGACCAAGAGATAGGGGGCCAGGTCAAATATGGCCGCACACAGAAAAGGTCGAGAAAGATCGAAGAAATAAATGATGCAGCGGCGCAAGTGTTCATCCGTGACGGCTACGCGGAATTTTCCGCCCGCAAGGTGGCGAAGGAAATGGGCATCAGCCTGAGCACCCTGCAGCATTACTGCGGGAATACCGAAAATCTTTGCTTGCAGATGATCAAGGCCAAACTTGAGTCTTTTGTGTTCCGCTTCCAGGAGATCTACACCGACAGCCATACGCCACCTATGGAAAAGCTGGCCCTGGCGATTCGGGAAAATGTGGCGGCGACCCTGGATCATTACACGGGCAGGTTGTTTTTCCAGATGGGCGCACTGGCGACCCAGGATGAACGCATCAAGGAGGTCATGATCGAGCAGTATGAGTATTTTCTGACAGGCCTGAGGTACCTCGTCCGTGAGATCAATCCCCAACTGAATTCGGAGGCTATCGAAACCTACAGCGGGCTCATCGCAACGATGATTGAGGGTAACTTCTTTTACCAATGGCAACCCAGCCTCACCCCTGAGATCCGGGCACAGATGCTCGATACCTCGATAGCACTCTGGAGCAACACGCTGATGAATCCACCTCGCCCGATGCTACTCACAGACGAGGTGTAG
- a CDS encoding acetoacetate decarboxylase family protein — MSYVWTRQQLDEYRSYYDNIRTHHSYSYVNYSITAEFVRSVLPPCLDVCEKPIVSVGFLSFMEWVNGVPNRMGRDRAAIIGVNAEYKGVEGSYYLTVLETEEVNIVTGREFWGMPKKQGTIDYFEDGDNFHGIAGRKNHDLIQLNACLGEEQGGMSEMPEYYFDLRCGYEVNARSIRNPELVIFKNSTLIKRFRPITRSQLQLTGSPFDTGVGTVPVGDFIEGGHLGGETSYIVEQVVDLSKDGVDYAPYLMGRLYDDWPDVRR; from the coding sequence ATGAGTTATGTTTGGACTCGACAGCAGTTGGACGAATACCGGAGCTATTACGATAATATCCGTACGCACCACAGTTACAGTTATGTCAATTATTCCATCACCGCTGAGTTCGTGCGGAGCGTGCTTCCTCCGTGCCTGGATGTTTGCGAGAAACCGATAGTCTCGGTCGGGTTCCTGTCGTTCATGGAGTGGGTGAATGGCGTACCGAATCGCATGGGTCGCGACCGTGCCGCCATTATTGGCGTCAATGCCGAATATAAAGGCGTCGAAGGCAGTTACTATTTGACCGTTCTCGAAACAGAGGAAGTCAACATCGTCACCGGGCGTGAGTTCTGGGGGATGCCAAAAAAGCAGGGGACGATTGATTACTTTGAAGACGGCGACAACTTTCATGGCATCGCCGGCAGGAAGAATCATGACTTGATCCAGCTCAACGCATGCTTGGGAGAAGAGCAGGGCGGCATGAGTGAAATGCCCGAGTATTATTTTGACCTGCGCTGCGGTTATGAAGTGAATGCACGCTCAATCCGCAACCCCGAACTGGTGATCTTCAAGAATTCCACGTTGATCAAGCGCTTCCGTCCGATCACTCGCTCGCAACTGCAGCTCACCGGCTCGCCATTTGACACCGGCGTAGGTACGGTGCCGGTTGGAGATTTTATAGAGGGTGGCCATCTCGGCGGGGAGACGTCCTACATTGTCGAGCAGGTGGTGGATCTGTCGAAGGATGGCGTTGATTATGCGCCCTATCTGATGGGGCGACTGTACGACGACTGGCCGGATGTCCGTCGATAA
- a CDS encoding aldehyde dehydrogenase family protein, protein MTFDSSDAALSINPANGEQIGRFPYESVSEMEATLVRVQAGFEKWRNVEVEVRAGVLLNLASQLRTQAEGMAQLAANEMGKPVVQGRAEVEKCAALCEWYALHGPRMLEPEPTLVEDNKAYVAYRPLGAVLAVMPWNFPFWQVMRGAVPIILSGNPYVLKHAPNVMGCAYRLQQAWRDAGLPDGVFEVINVTPSTVSRAIEDPRIATVAVTGSVRAGSAIAAQAGAALKKCVLELGGSDPFVVLADADIDEAVKAAVVGRFQNSGQVCIAAKRIIVEQSVAEAFESKFVDAVAALKLGDPLESSTYIGPMARADLRDELDEQVKATVAQGAKLLLGGKKTEGIGNYYEPTILADVRPGMTSFVEELFGPVASLIVARNAEHALELANDSEFGLAGSIWTADVEKARQFAARMITGGVFINGYVATDPRVPIGGVKKSGFGRELSHFGLREFCNAQTVWLDRR, encoded by the coding sequence ATGACCTTCGATAGCTCTGACGCTGCCCTCTCCATCAACCCGGCCAACGGCGAACAGATCGGTCGTTTTCCCTATGAGTCTGTCAGCGAAATGGAGGCGACCCTGGTTCGCGTACAAGCTGGCTTTGAGAAATGGCGGAACGTTGAGGTAGAGGTCAGGGCCGGAGTCTTGCTCAACCTCGCCTCGCAGCTCCGCACCCAGGCTGAAGGGATGGCTCAGCTGGCTGCGAACGAAATGGGCAAACCTGTTGTTCAAGGGCGTGCAGAGGTAGAAAAATGCGCCGCGTTATGTGAATGGTACGCCCTGCATGGGCCACGAATGTTGGAGCCTGAGCCTACATTGGTCGAGGACAATAAAGCCTATGTCGCTTACCGACCCCTCGGGGCCGTCCTTGCGGTCATGCCCTGGAACTTCCCGTTCTGGCAGGTGATGAGGGGCGCGGTGCCGATCATCCTGTCCGGCAACCCGTATGTCCTCAAGCATGCGCCCAATGTCATGGGCTGCGCTTACAGGCTGCAACAAGCCTGGCGGGATGCCGGGTTGCCCGACGGAGTCTTTGAAGTCATCAACGTGACGCCGTCGACGGTATCCAGGGCCATCGAAGACCCACGCATCGCTACGGTGGCTGTCACTGGCAGCGTCCGTGCAGGTTCGGCCATTGCTGCGCAAGCCGGCGCGGCGCTGAAAAAATGCGTCCTGGAACTGGGCGGGTCCGACCCGTTCGTGGTCCTGGCTGATGCGGATATTGATGAGGCCGTGAAAGCCGCCGTGGTCGGACGCTTTCAAAACAGCGGTCAGGTGTGCATTGCCGCCAAACGCATCATCGTAGAACAAAGCGTGGCTGAAGCATTCGAGAGCAAGTTCGTTGATGCAGTCGCTGCGCTCAAGCTCGGGGATCCGCTTGAAAGCAGCACTTACATTGGCCCTATGGCCCGTGCCGATCTGCGGGACGAGCTGGACGAGCAGGTCAAGGCAACCGTCGCCCAAGGCGCGAAGCTGCTGTTGGGTGGTAAAAAAACAGAAGGGATCGGCAATTACTACGAGCCGACGATTCTGGCGGACGTCCGCCCCGGGATGACCTCGTTCGTGGAGGAACTGTTTGGCCCGGTCGCCTCACTGATCGTTGCCAGGAACGCGGAACACGCGCTTGAACTGGCAAACGACAGTGAGTTCGGCCTGGCGGGTAGCATCTGGACCGCTGACGTCGAAAAGGCCAGGCAGTTTGCCGCACGCATGATCACGGGCGGCGTCTTTATCAATGGATACGTCGCCACCGATCCCCGCGTCCCCATCGGCGGCGTCAAGAAAAGCGGCTTCGGACGGGAGCTCTCTCACTTTGGGCTCAGAGAGTTCTGTAACGCCCAAACGGTCTGGCTGGATCGCCGCTGA
- a CDS encoding gamma-glutamyltransferase family protein: MLKFSAHEYPYPSQRQSVFARRGMVAASQPLAAQAGIEIMQKGGNAIDAAIATAAALTVVEPTGCGIGGDAFALVWCKGQLHGLNGNGHAPAALSVEAVQAAGHERMPIYGWTPVTVPGCPSAWAELSQRFGKLPFADLLQPAISLARGGFAVSPVVAHQWQIALKEFTPQRDPVLEAWFDTFLIEGRAPRAGEIFRNPAQARTLEELAATRCESLYRGALAERLDAHSRATGGYLRSTDLKDYRAQWVEPIHVNYRGVDVWEIPPSGQGLVALMALNILEGFSFDHRDSQQTWHHQLEAMKLAYSDGLHYITDPRHMRVAVADLLSDAYSARRREQIGEQALPPAPGDPHASGTVYLATADEEGNMVSFIQSNYHGFGSGVVLPHSGIALQNRGQEFSLDPTHANCLAPGKKTFHTIIPGFLTQNGQALGPFGVMGGYMQPQGHVQMVMNLVDFGLNPQAALDAPRWQWLGGMKVGIEHGASPDLVNALARRGHEVQVSSDLTDYGRGQIILRDPLSGVLCGGTEPRADSHIAVW, from the coding sequence ATGTTGAAATTTTCTGCTCACGAGTACCCGTATCCGTCGCAACGCCAGAGCGTCTTTGCCCGGCGCGGCATGGTCGCTGCCTCTCAACCCCTGGCCGCACAGGCGGGTATCGAGATCATGCAAAAGGGCGGCAACGCCATCGATGCCGCCATCGCCACGGCGGCGGCGCTGACCGTGGTGGAGCCTACCGGCTGCGGTATCGGCGGTGATGCCTTCGCCTTGGTCTGGTGCAAGGGCCAGTTGCACGGCCTCAATGGCAACGGGCATGCCCCGGCGGCCCTGAGCGTCGAAGCGGTGCAGGCTGCCGGCCATGAACGGATGCCGATCTACGGCTGGACGCCGGTGACGGTGCCCGGTTGTCCATCGGCCTGGGCCGAGCTGTCACAACGCTTCGGCAAGCTGCCTTTTGCCGACCTGCTGCAACCGGCGATCAGCCTGGCGCGGGGTGGTTTTGCCGTGTCGCCGGTGGTTGCCCATCAATGGCAGATCGCCTTGAAGGAGTTCACGCCCCAACGCGACCCGGTGCTGGAGGCCTGGTTCGATACCTTCCTGATCGAAGGGCGTGCGCCGCGGGCAGGGGAGATCTTCCGCAACCCGGCCCAGGCCCGCACCCTCGAAGAACTCGCCGCTACCCGCTGCGAAAGTCTCTATCGCGGCGCCCTGGCCGAGCGCCTGGATGCCCATTCCCGCGCCACCGGCGGCTACCTGCGCAGCACCGACCTCAAGGATTATCGCGCCCAGTGGGTGGAGCCGATCCACGTCAACTACCGAGGCGTTGATGTCTGGGAAATCCCGCCGAGCGGGCAAGGCCTGGTGGCCTTGATGGCCCTGAACATCCTCGAGGGCTTCAGCTTCGATCACCGCGACAGCCAACAGACCTGGCATCACCAACTGGAAGCGATGAAGCTGGCCTACAGCGACGGCCTGCACTACATCACCGATCCACGGCACATGCGCGTGGCAGTGGCCGACCTGCTGAGCGACGCATACAGTGCCCGGCGCCGTGAACAGATCGGCGAACAGGCCCTGCCGCCCGCGCCCGGCGACCCCCACGCCAGCGGCACGGTGTACCTGGCGACCGCCGACGAAGAAGGCAACATGGTTTCGTTCATCCAGAGCAACTACCACGGTTTCGGCTCAGGTGTGGTATTGCCCCACAGCGGGATTGCCCTGCAGAACCGCGGGCAGGAATTCAGCCTCGACCCGACGCACGCCAACTGCCTCGCGCCGGGCAAAAAGACCTTCCACACCATCATCCCCGGCTTCCTCACCCAGAACGGCCAGGCCCTCGGTCCCTTCGGCGTCATGGGCGGCTACATGCAGCCCCAGGGACACGTGCAGATGGTCATGAACCTGGTGGACTTCGGCCTGAACCCCCAGGCGGCCCTGGATGCGCCGCGCTGGCAATGGCTGGGCGGGATGAAGGTCGGCATCGAGCACGGCGCGTCACCGGACCTGGTCAACGCCCTGGCGCGCCGCGGCCATGAGGTACAGGTCAGCAGCGACCTGACCGACTATGGTCGCGGGCAGATCATCCTCCGCGATCCGCTCAGTGGCGTGCTGTGCGGCGGGACCGAACCCCGGGCGGATTCGCATATTGCGGTCTGGTGA
- a CDS encoding amino acid ABC transporter ATP-binding protein translates to MAHKSEELIIEALDVHKSFGDLQILKGISLQVRRGEVVVLIGASGSGKTTFIRCINLLEDIQGGRIRVNGQAMGYRERADGSLVRDSERNIARQRRDIGMVFQRFNLFPHMTALENIIEAPIQVLGIPRAAALEQARSLLARVGLADKASHYPSMLSGGQQQRVAIARALAMKPQAMLFDEPTSALDPETVGEVLEVMKELAEEGMTMVVVTHEMGFAREVADRVVVLDQGELIEQGPPEQIFSHPSHPRTRAFLSRVL, encoded by the coding sequence ATGGCGCACAAAAGTGAAGAACTGATCATCGAAGCGCTGGACGTTCACAAGTCCTTCGGCGACCTGCAGATCCTCAAGGGCATTTCCCTGCAGGTTCGCCGTGGCGAGGTGGTGGTGCTGATCGGCGCCTCAGGGTCCGGCAAGACGACGTTCATCCGTTGCATCAACCTGCTGGAAGACATCCAGGGCGGGCGCATCCGCGTCAATGGCCAGGCCATGGGTTACCGGGAACGGGCCGATGGCAGCCTGGTGCGCGATTCGGAGCGCAACATCGCTCGCCAGCGGCGGGACATCGGCATGGTGTTCCAACGCTTCAACCTGTTCCCCCACATGACCGCCCTGGAGAACATCATCGAGGCGCCGATCCAGGTCCTCGGGATACCGCGTGCCGCCGCGCTGGAACAGGCCCGCAGCCTGCTCGCACGGGTCGGCCTGGCGGACAAGGCCAGCCATTATCCCTCCATGCTCTCCGGCGGACAGCAACAGCGCGTGGCGATAGCCCGGGCGTTGGCGATGAAGCCTCAGGCGATGCTGTTCGACGAGCCCACCAGCGCCCTCGACCCGGAAACCGTGGGTGAGGTGCTGGAGGTGATGAAGGAACTGGCGGAAGAGGGCATGACCATGGTGGTGGTGACCCACGAAATGGGTTTTGCCCGGGAAGTGGCCGACCGTGTGGTGGTCCTGGACCAGGGCGAGCTCATCGAGCAAGGCCCGCCGGAGCAGATTTTCAGCCACCCCAGCCACCCACGTACCCGGGCCTTCCTCAGTCGCGTGCTCTGA
- a CDS encoding amino acid ABC transporter permease gives MNFNWDVFWQYLLQPSGVYLTGLWLTCLISVLAMLLGCALGLAAALLRLSKNPLLHMPVRFYVWLMRGTPLLVQIVFLYTALAAGGIFRFEDIDLFGLVIPGNIQAAIIALGLNEGAYMAEIIRAGIGAVDKGQYEAGRSLGMTFARLMRRIILPQAFRVIVPPLGNEFNVMLKNTTLVSVIGVQELLLSTQMVTSATFRVFELYLVVAIYFLLLTTLWGFFQRWLEARFGQSDRPSSPPPAATRMFGRSTLKLLRER, from the coding sequence ATGAATTTCAATTGGGATGTGTTCTGGCAGTACCTGCTGCAGCCCAGTGGGGTCTACCTCACCGGGCTTTGGCTGACCTGCCTGATCAGCGTGCTGGCGATGTTGCTGGGCTGCGCCCTGGGCCTGGCGGCGGCGCTCTTGCGGCTGTCGAAGAATCCGTTGCTGCACATGCCGGTGCGCTTCTATGTGTGGCTGATGCGCGGCACGCCATTGCTGGTGCAGATTGTCTTTCTCTACACCGCGCTGGCCGCCGGCGGGATCTTCCGCTTCGAGGACATCGACCTGTTCGGCCTGGTGATTCCCGGCAATATCCAGGCGGCGATCATTGCCCTGGGCCTCAACGAAGGCGCCTACATGGCGGAGATCATCCGCGCCGGCATCGGTGCGGTCGACAAGGGCCAGTATGAGGCCGGGCGGTCTTTGGGCATGACGTTCGCAAGGCTGATGCGTCGCATCATTCTGCCCCAGGCGTTCCGGGTGATCGTGCCGCCGCTGGGCAACGAGTTCAACGTGATGCTCAAGAACACCACGCTGGTCAGCGTGATCGGCGTACAGGAACTGCTGCTCAGCACTCAGATGGTGACGTCGGCGACGTTCCGGGTGTTCGAGCTGTACCTGGTGGTGGCGATCTACTTCCTGCTGCTGACGACCCTCTGGGGCTTCTTCCAGCGCTGGCTGGAAGCCCGCTTCGGTCAATCGGATCGCCCGTCTTCGCCGCCTCCCGCGGCCACGCGGATGTTCGGCCGCAGCACCCTGAAATTGCTGAGGGAACGTTAA
- a CDS encoding ABC transporter substrate-binding protein, whose amino-acid sequence MYKPRVLIAAISLGFCAQWASAAPVVPERLMKVDKLVYCSGMDSPPLVSFDEAQKPKGLTIDLGLEIAKRLDNKKVEWRVVPFSGLLPALLAKQCDMIVDQLFDKPERREVIDIVNYMYSSQAVVVPKGNPKAIKTLPDLSAHKVAVLNGSTIKTLLDAENEKLAKAGKPPMKLVVYNTDTDAFQALRISQVDAYGTTVETAGYYAAMAPDLFEEGVPAFSRILTGIGIRKDDPQLSAAVQQVISDMRGDGSYSQLLNKWHVAGDTLD is encoded by the coding sequence ATGTATAAGCCTCGCGTGTTGATAGCCGCAATATCCTTGGGATTCTGTGCACAGTGGGCATCTGCCGCCCCCGTGGTGCCGGAGCGCTTGATGAAGGTCGACAAACTCGTCTATTGCTCGGGCATGGATTCCCCGCCGTTGGTGTCCTTCGATGAGGCACAGAAACCCAAGGGACTGACCATCGACCTCGGCCTGGAAATCGCCAAGCGCCTGGACAACAAGAAAGTGGAATGGCGGGTCGTGCCGTTCTCCGGGTTGCTCCCCGCATTATTGGCCAAACAGTGCGACATGATCGTCGACCAGCTGTTCGACAAACCCGAACGCCGGGAAGTGATCGACATCGTCAACTACATGTACTCCAGCCAGGCGGTCGTGGTGCCCAAGGGCAATCCCAAGGCCATCAAGACGCTGCCGGATCTTTCCGCGCACAAGGTGGCGGTGCTCAACGGCTCCACCATCAAGACCCTGCTCGACGCCGAGAATGAAAAGCTGGCCAAGGCCGGCAAACCGCCGATGAAGCTAGTGGTCTACAACACCGATACCGATGCGTTCCAGGCGCTGCGCATCAGCCAGGTCGATGCCTATGGCACCACTGTGGAAACCGCCGGCTATTACGCCGCGATGGCCCCCGACCTGTTCGAGGAAGGGGTGCCGGCCTTCAGCCGGATTCTCACCGGCATCGGCATTCGCAAGGACGATCCGCAACTGAGCGCGGCGGTGCAGCAGGTGATCAGCGACATGCGCGGCGACGGCAGCTACAGCCAGTTGCTCAATAAATGGCATGTCGCCGGCGACACTCTCGATTGA
- a CDS encoding GntR family transcriptional regulator — protein sequence MQFAPSYTERPPVTAEEEAYNFLLEAICGGRFHKGDRLIAEDIASEIGMSRMPVREAFRRLDAQGLVTLRPNRGAVVSGLDIDELQEVFEMRSALEGLAVRVAVGRIGDRQLAALERLLDAMDDYRDESAEWVSRHRAFHEYLCSLSGRPRLLKQISALYSLVEAPMRLWLQHVEKPMSARQEHVVILEAIRAGDADKAEAVVRAHIEGTIPELIEFLQAKK from the coding sequence ATGCAGTTTGCTCCGTCTTACACTGAACGTCCCCCGGTCACCGCCGAGGAAGAGGCCTACAACTTCCTGCTGGAAGCCATTTGTGGTGGACGATTTCATAAAGGCGATCGGCTGATCGCCGAGGACATCGCCAGTGAGATCGGCATGAGCCGGATGCCGGTGCGCGAGGCGTTCCGTCGCCTGGATGCCCAGGGCCTGGTCACGCTGCGGCCCAATCGCGGAGCCGTTGTCAGCGGCCTGGACATCGACGAACTGCAAGAAGTGTTCGAGATGCGCAGCGCCCTCGAAGGCCTGGCGGTCCGGGTCGCGGTGGGGCGCATTGGCGATCGTCAGTTGGCTGCCCTGGAACGTCTGCTGGACGCGATGGACGACTACCGCGACGAAAGCGCCGAGTGGGTCAGCCGTCATCGGGCCTTTCACGAATACCTGTGCAGCCTCAGCGGTCGTCCCCGGCTGTTGAAGCAGATCAGTGCCCTTTATTCCCTGGTGGAGGCGCCCATGCGCCTGTGGTTGCAGCACGTGGAAAAACCCATGAGCGCGCGCCAGGAACACGTGGTGATCCTCGAAGCGATCCGCGCCGGTGACGCCGACAAGGCCGAGGCGGTGGTCCGCGCGCACATCGAAGGCACCATCCCTGAATTGATCGAGTTCCTGCAAGCGAAAAAATAA
- a CDS encoding helix-turn-helix domain-containing protein has translation MLAEVRTFNDPQQHAGSILGWQQVYDQLGRGCLSSELQHICAERFQIFQEVLDKRVVQRGCAPKGRLCIAMSLGNAPVVQGHQVDAHNVVLLRDGEDFVLHAPEGTRFFAINVDMVRFAKLAAYELPDDQLKRLKSVSQVSVDETVLLRVQQRIHPLFRRLLEQPDAITPASEKMLEDVLLNAFLDLFSHASDEVRGRRGNFAVSAYLVKRCQELVGDSGDTSLSILDLCEQLRVSRRTLQNSFQAVTGMRPVEYLRNLRLNAVRRRLITTRATAQNVGEIAVAMGFFHLSHFATHYRELFGESPSETPRAK, from the coding sequence ATGCTCGCCGAAGTCCGTACCTTCAATGATCCTCAACAGCACGCCGGTTCGATCCTGGGCTGGCAGCAGGTCTATGACCAACTCGGCCGTGGATGCCTGTCCAGCGAACTGCAGCACATTTGCGCCGAGCGTTTCCAGATCTTCCAGGAAGTGCTGGATAAACGTGTGGTGCAGCGCGGCTGCGCGCCAAAGGGACGGCTGTGCATTGCCATGTCGCTGGGCAATGCACCGGTGGTCCAGGGGCATCAGGTCGACGCGCACAACGTCGTGCTGCTGCGCGATGGGGAAGACTTTGTCCTGCATGCTCCGGAAGGGACGCGGTTCTTCGCGATCAACGTCGACATGGTGCGTTTCGCCAAGCTGGCGGCCTATGAGCTGCCGGACGACCAGCTCAAACGCTTGAAAAGCGTGTCCCAGGTCAGCGTGGATGAGACGGTTCTGCTGCGTGTACAACAAAGGATCCATCCGCTGTTTCGCCGTCTACTGGAGCAGCCCGACGCGATCACTCCAGCCTCGGAAAAAATGCTCGAGGACGTCCTGCTCAATGCCTTCCTCGACCTGTTCAGCCACGCCTCGGACGAAGTACGGGGGCGGCGCGGCAATTTTGCCGTCAGTGCCTATCTGGTCAAGCGTTGCCAGGAGCTGGTAGGGGACAGCGGCGATACCTCCCTGAGCATCCTCGATCTTTGCGAGCAACTGCGGGTCAGTCGCAGGACCCTGCAGAACAGTTTCCAGGCTGTGACCGGGATGCGTCCGGTCGAGTACCTGCGCAATCTGCGGCTCAATGCGGTGCGACGGCGCTTGATCACGACCCGGGCAACCGCGCAGAACGTCGGCGAGATCGCCGTGGCCATGGGCTTCTTTCACCTGAGCCACTTCGCGACGCATTACCGGGAACTGTTCGGCGAATCGCCTTCGGAAACACCCAGGGCCAAATAA
- a CDS encoding 2-keto-4-pentenoate hydratase, with translation MKPWDELLGQLHQATLTARALPPLDPQAFDLPTGYALQREALRQRQARGEQLNGWKVAFAGSAAQKRMGIEEPLLGALTDAMVVEPGSSVDLTSLIQPKLEIELACFLGRTLEPGDHSDEAILACVCAVAPAFEIADCRWQGWNFGVGAFLADNAAAALYCVGPRIELESGRMPPVSYCLERDGVACGNGDTQAREDTPQVNLCWLIRRLLADGQRLEAGQVVLSGALLPPMDIQPAEYRLHMLGTELALVFRADAGAP, from the coding sequence ATGAAGCCATGGGATGAACTGCTGGGCCAGCTCCACCAGGCCACGTTGACGGCACGGGCGCTGCCACCGCTGGACCCACAGGCGTTCGACTTGCCGACAGGCTACGCCCTGCAGCGCGAAGCGTTGCGCCAGCGTCAAGCCCGCGGCGAGCAGCTGAACGGATGGAAGGTGGCCTTTGCCGGTAGCGCCGCGCAGAAGCGGATGGGTATCGAGGAACCTCTGCTGGGTGCGCTGACCGACGCCATGGTCGTCGAACCCGGCAGTTCGGTGGACCTGACGAGCCTGATCCAGCCCAAACTGGAAATTGAGCTGGCGTGCTTCCTGGGGCGCACCCTGGAGCCCGGTGATCACAGCGATGAGGCAATCCTGGCCTGTGTCTGCGCGGTTGCCCCGGCCTTCGAGATCGCCGATTGTCGATGGCAGGGCTGGAACTTCGGCGTCGGGGCATTCCTGGCCGATAACGCGGCGGCGGCGTTGTACTGCGTCGGCCCGCGTATTGAACTCGAGTCGGGTCGGATGCCCCCCGTGAGCTATTGCCTGGAGCGAGACGGGGTGGCCTGCGGTAACGGTGACACCCAAGCGCGGGAGGATACGCCACAGGTCAATCTCTGCTGGCTGATCCGGCGATTGCTGGCGGACGGGCAGCGCCTTGAAGCGGGGCAGGTCGTACTGTCGGGCGCGTTGCTGCCGCCCATGGACATCCAGCCCGCCGAGTACCGCTTGCATATGCTTGGCACGGAACTGGCTTTGGTTTTCCGCGCCGACGCAGGCGCCCCGTAG